In a single window of the Bacillus rossius redtenbacheri isolate Brsri chromosome 8, Brsri_v3, whole genome shotgun sequence genome:
- the LOC134534987 gene encoding uncharacterized protein LOC134534987 isoform X2, which yields MESSSKKATQDLDVVLQLNDALFTNFTPAKMLQGDNIPQLAAFITETLCKPQMYKKRLMVDILNSFLTSWEDDIAVHDLLVECATFLSTASLSRKELQPLRCEDGDSFCLFATALLNLCKDDRLKAEVSCNVAKTLSNYKESENKSWLIKRLWSEKDALGLPADVVEALVRERPALLEEPLVDAALAVARVSPEDCEGAVRAALAEPRLACLLRAAARSPRLFRAVTSVAHALLCRAPLNAGLLGLCRELAAAAAGRGGMARLLPPRLRALALLLQLDPELLPPGTLGRSGVLRAVAAALADDPPGASALLVYHPRWVQALSQAW from the exons ATGGAGAGCTCCAGCAAGAAGGCAACGCAAGATCTGGACGTGGTGCTTCAGCTGAATGACGCTCTGTTCACCAACTTCACGCCCGCCAAAATGCTGCAAGGAGACAACATCCCCCAGCTGGCAGCCTTCATCACCGAAACACTCTGCAAGCCTCAGATGTACAAGAAGAGGCTGATG GTGGACATACTGAACAGTTTTCTGACCAGTTGGGAGGACGATATAGCAGTGCACGACTTGTTGGTGGAATGTGCGACGTTCTTGTCGACGGCCAGTCTCAGTCGAAAGGAGTTGCAGCCCCTCCGGTGCGAAGACGGGGACAGCTTCTGCTTGTTTGCGACTGCACTGCTCAACCTCTGCAAAGACGACAGGCTAAAGGCAGAAGTCAGCTGCAATGTGGCCAAGACATTGTCGAATTACAAGGAATCTGAAAACAAGTCGTGGCTGATCAAGAGATTGTGGTCAGAGAAAG ATGCGTTAGGCCTGCCCGCGGACGTGGTGGAGGCGCTGGTCCGGGAGCGGCCGGCGCTGCTGGAGGAGCCGCTGGTGGACGCCGCGCTGGCCGTCGCGAGGGTCTCACCGGAGGACTGCGAGGGTGCGGTGAGGGCGGCCCTGGCCGAGCCCCGCCTGGCGTGCCTGCTGCGCGCGGCCGCCCGCTCGCCGCGCCTGTTCCGTGCGGTCACCAGCGTGGCGCACGCCCTGCTGTGCCGCGCGCCGCTCAACGCGGGGCTCCTGGGGCTGTGCCGGGAGCTGGCGGCGGCCGCGGCGGGGCGGGGCGGCATGGCGCGGCTGCTGCCCCCGCGGCTCCGCGCCCTCGCTCTGCTACTGCAGCTCGACCCGGAGCTGCTCCCGCCCGGAACGCTCGGCCGGAGCGGCGTGCTGCGCGCGGTGGCCGCCGCGCTGGCCGACGACCCGCCGGGCGCCAGCGCGCTGCTCGTGTACCACCCGCGCTGGGTGCAGGCGCTGTCACAAGCGTGGTGA
- the LOC134534987 gene encoding uncharacterized protein LOC134534987 isoform X1, whose protein sequence is MEVMESSSKKATQDLDVVLQLNDALFTNFTPAKMLQGDNIPQLAAFITETLCKPQMYKKRLMVDILNSFLTSWEDDIAVHDLLVECATFLSTASLSRKELQPLRCEDGDSFCLFATALLNLCKDDRLKAEVSCNVAKTLSNYKESENKSWLIKRLWSEKDALGLPADVVEALVRERPALLEEPLVDAALAVARVSPEDCEGAVRAALAEPRLACLLRAAARSPRLFRAVTSVAHALLCRAPLNAGLLGLCRELAAAAAGRGGMARLLPPRLRALALLLQLDPELLPPGTLGRSGVLRAVAAALADDPPGASALLVYHPRWVQALSQAW, encoded by the exons ATGGAAG TAATGGAGAGCTCCAGCAAGAAGGCAACGCAAGATCTGGACGTGGTGCTTCAGCTGAATGACGCTCTGTTCACCAACTTCACGCCCGCCAAAATGCTGCAAGGAGACAACATCCCCCAGCTGGCAGCCTTCATCACCGAAACACTCTGCAAGCCTCAGATGTACAAGAAGAGGCTGATG GTGGACATACTGAACAGTTTTCTGACCAGTTGGGAGGACGATATAGCAGTGCACGACTTGTTGGTGGAATGTGCGACGTTCTTGTCGACGGCCAGTCTCAGTCGAAAGGAGTTGCAGCCCCTCCGGTGCGAAGACGGGGACAGCTTCTGCTTGTTTGCGACTGCACTGCTCAACCTCTGCAAAGACGACAGGCTAAAGGCAGAAGTCAGCTGCAATGTGGCCAAGACATTGTCGAATTACAAGGAATCTGAAAACAAGTCGTGGCTGATCAAGAGATTGTGGTCAGAGAAAG ATGCGTTAGGCCTGCCCGCGGACGTGGTGGAGGCGCTGGTCCGGGAGCGGCCGGCGCTGCTGGAGGAGCCGCTGGTGGACGCCGCGCTGGCCGTCGCGAGGGTCTCACCGGAGGACTGCGAGGGTGCGGTGAGGGCGGCCCTGGCCGAGCCCCGCCTGGCGTGCCTGCTGCGCGCGGCCGCCCGCTCGCCGCGCCTGTTCCGTGCGGTCACCAGCGTGGCGCACGCCCTGCTGTGCCGCGCGCCGCTCAACGCGGGGCTCCTGGGGCTGTGCCGGGAGCTGGCGGCGGCCGCGGCGGGGCGGGGCGGCATGGCGCGGCTGCTGCCCCCGCGGCTCCGCGCCCTCGCTCTGCTACTGCAGCTCGACCCGGAGCTGCTCCCGCCCGGAACGCTCGGCCGGAGCGGCGTGCTGCGCGCGGTGGCCGCCGCGCTGGCCGACGACCCGCCGGGCGCCAGCGCGCTGCTCGTGTACCACCCGCGCTGGGTGCAGGCGCTGTCACAAGCGTGGTGA
- the LOC134534988 gene encoding prostaglandin E synthase 3 isoform X2, protein MSDDQVTPPPVMWAQRSQIVFLTICLEDCKNPEIKIEPDKIYFHGIGGTEKKEHEVTMNLYKDVDPEKSLKFVRDRNIELVLKKKDDGPYWPQLMKDKKKYHWLKVDFNKWKDEDDSEDDMGQSEDLEEMMRQMGGLGGAGDSKPSFDDVEPESDSDDEDIPDLE, encoded by the exons ATGTCGGACGACCA ggtCACTCCACCCCCAGTGATGTGGGCACAGAGGAGCCAAATTGTTTTTCTAACGATCTGTCTTGAAGACTGTAAAAATCCTGAAATCAAAATAGAGCCCGACAAAATTTACTTCCATGGAATCGGGGGCACTGAAAAGAAAGAGCATGAAGTAACAATGAACTTGTACAAGGACGTCGACCCAGAA AAGAGTCTGAAGTTCGTACGGGACAGGAACATTGAgcttgttttgaaaaaaaaggaTGATGGTCCCTATTGGCCGCAGTTAATGAAGGATAAGAAGAAGTACCACTGGCTGAAGGTCGACTTCAACAAGTGGAAGGACGAAGATGACAGCGAGGACGATATGGGACAGTCTGAAGACCTGGAAGAG ATGATGCGTCAGATGGGTGGCCTGGGGGGTGCGGGTGACTCGAAACCATCGTTCGACGACGTTGAACCGGAGTCTGATTCGGACGACGAAGACATCCCCGACCTGGAGTGA
- the LOC134534988 gene encoding prostaglandin E synthase 3 isoform X1: MVVEQEVTPPPVMWAQRSQIVFLTICLEDCKNPEIKIEPDKIYFHGIGGTEKKEHEVTMNLYKDVDPEKSLKFVRDRNIELVLKKKDDGPYWPQLMKDKKKYHWLKVDFNKWKDEDDSEDDMGQSEDLEEMMRQMGGLGGAGDSKPSFDDVEPESDSDDEDIPDLE; the protein is encoded by the exons ATGGTTGTCGAGCAAGA ggtCACTCCACCCCCAGTGATGTGGGCACAGAGGAGCCAAATTGTTTTTCTAACGATCTGTCTTGAAGACTGTAAAAATCCTGAAATCAAAATAGAGCCCGACAAAATTTACTTCCATGGAATCGGGGGCACTGAAAAGAAAGAGCATGAAGTAACAATGAACTTGTACAAGGACGTCGACCCAGAA AAGAGTCTGAAGTTCGTACGGGACAGGAACATTGAgcttgttttgaaaaaaaaggaTGATGGTCCCTATTGGCCGCAGTTAATGAAGGATAAGAAGAAGTACCACTGGCTGAAGGTCGACTTCAACAAGTGGAAGGACGAAGATGACAGCGAGGACGATATGGGACAGTCTGAAGACCTGGAAGAG ATGATGCGTCAGATGGGTGGCCTGGGGGGTGCGGGTGACTCGAAACCATCGTTCGACGACGTTGAACCGGAGTCTGATTCGGACGACGAAGACATCCCCGACCTGGAGTGA